The sequence ACTGAAGAAAATACCAGATTGTAAAATGTATCAAATGATCATTGTGTTTTATGTGTTTATATCCATGTATATTTTTGATATGCAAAAGTTCAAGTTACATGGGGTAAGCTTTATACTTTATAAACAAAGCTTTCCTCTTACATTAAGGTCTTGTTGACaccattacacttttttttttgacattttaacGTTAATAAACGCGTGAAAAGCAACGGTCAACTGTGTCATTCCCAtaattgcatttaaaattttaACCTTATGCTTACAATTGAAAAATTTGAAATTTGTTAACAACTTCTCATGTGTTAACATGCACTAGCCGTACAATAGATTGGTAaatgccaggggcgggctgggccagggagCAGGGGGGCaccgcccccccgggccgctccgtCTGACAGCTGTTTGGGCCAGCCGCCCCCCTCGTTGATTACTATATCTCATTAATATTACAAGTGGTCGCATCACAaaacaggcgatgcggccgcgtcagcgcacaggcggccgcatcacatgacacgcgatgcagcctTATCATCAATGACACGGctgcatcgtgtgtcatgtgatgcggcgcctgtgcgccccctgggctaaactttgccagccagaGCCTGGTAAATGCGCAGTGTATGAAGGGCATTAAAAACGCGTAAAATACATCACTAAAACACACATTAGTATTCACGCTTTTTTCCCCATATTTCTGCAGCATAAGTGTGAAAGAGCCCTGAAACTTGGTACACACAAATAGCATCAAATGCCAAACACTGGTTCTGACAACATTTGTTTAGATAATTTCCTATTCAGAGCTTTCCCAACCAAACTGTATAAATCAAGTGGTTGCTATTTAACACCACCAGTTTGTAAAAACACTGTTAAGGAAGTATTATCACATTTTATGCTACATACATCAATGCTCTCCAAGTTGATCATGGAAGTAGCTGCCTATACAATAAGAAGACATGTTTGCAAGCCTGACCATAGAGGGGAAAAAAGTCATAAGAATCTGCCATAACACTGCCCCACTTAAAATAATATTAGAAAAGTCACATATATATTCTCTTatgtaaacaaatattatttgcGCACGGGACAGAGGTAATATTACGTCAACGCCTACAGCATCAGCGAACAAAATGCCACACCATTCGTGATGTCGGTAACttggatgaaacaaatattaattcttataactgtggtcccatgagcTTATTCTTATTTCTTGCCGTCATTTAACTTGTAAAATATAAACGCCATTACGTGGCATGAGATTACGTGGTCAGGGCagggtttttttcattttctcttccATTTTTTCTGTATGTGGGCTTGGTGGGATGGAAGAAACACATTCACTTGCAGTGCCGCAAGGTGACATACACAATAACCATATAAAACAGAGAAAATATAAACTACATTACTAAACAAATCACAGTCAtaaaccacaatatatatatatatatatatatatatatatatatatatatatacccattgTTTGTTATTTGTTTAGTAATGTAGttattgttttctctgttttatatatatattttgtacaaatCAGTATTTGGGAATGAAAATAAAGGTTCAATATCTAAATAATACATGCGTTTCAAAGCTAACATGCTAAGGAAAGatcttcaattgttttttttagatgctAGGACATATATACTTGTACATCACAGAAACAATTTTTGGATATGGAGGTACAACCTTTGGAAAAGCAAGATATTCTGGTATTCATACAGTATAGAAATAACTAATTTGCAGCTCTAATATCTGTCCCAATTGCTACTATTTCATCTGTAAGTAGGGATGCAACAAATCCAGGATTCAGGTCAAGCAAAGTCATCAGGATTGTTAGCCAGAATGTGTATTGGGTAACCCAGTTTCTGTGCGATTTTTGTGGACATAGACATACTGTACAACCCAATATTTTCTAATTGGATATTGGACCGTTTTCGGTAAAGCCCATTAGCCGTCCAAGCCATGACCATACAACAAAACCTCTCCTGAGCCAACAGAGTGAAAATTTCCAGCACCATATCGGCCTTAGAAACCTGAACTCTCCCATCCCGAGTCAGGGCTGCATACCAACATTTGGGTAGAGGGACAGGGTGTGTGGCTACTGTACGATAGGGGAATAGCCACATTAACATGGGGGCATAGCCATAGCCCAGGGGGGCATGTCTAGTGCTTTTAAAGCGCTAGGCTGGCTGccctattctttcctctccttgGTACTTGTTCACCGCTGTGAGAGCAGCTGTGAACAGACAATACTTCCCTTATTTCCCACCGATCGGGGACAAAGCAGGTGTGACACAGCCatgaaatcgggactgtcccgccttAATCAGGGTGGTTGGGAGGTATAGGGCTGTTAGTGGTTATCAGAATGAAGATAAGATTGTACTATTTAGTCCCTTTCTGCTTAATTTTAATATGCACACTGGGGTCCTGATTCAGATTAATATTTGCTAGGATCCTAAAATACAGATCTACTGCAGCCAACCTCTAAGCGCTTAAAAGGGCTTTTTACGTGATGACTCCAACAATTATTTTAGGACACTGGAATATATTCCAGTTGCTTCCAGCTATTATTTTTGTAGTGTTGCAAATATTGAGTCCTTTTTCAACTCTTTtattaagcaaaaaaacaaaattcaatgAAAAGACTgatgaagaaaaagaaatgtaaaaaaaaaatgacactttttcatccacacaataaaaaaaattctcactttcaagaagacaaaaaaaacataaacagaaaGCATATTATTTTTTTGGCCTATAACATAGAGTATATTGAGGAGCTTTCCCCTGGAGAGCAGCCCCTGAAGCTATTCTTGCAGAAGCTAATTTCATGATAGGGACTTTCCGCAGCTGTGTAAGCAATTTCCCTTATAACTCCTCTGTCTAGTTAGCTTCTGGAAAGCACTAAAAAGGTCAAGGAAttgatatttaattttacaagGTTTTCATATCCTCAGTACAACAAAGCATTAAGTACTGTCTAATTTCATATTTACAGTTTATGCTGCCCTTCTGTGTGCTGTTACACTGAGCAGCATAAACAGGATAGGCAATTAAGAGTCTTGGCCACAGAGAGTCACTGCTATTGCACATATTTACACAGGATATTAATTGATCTACAAATCATTTTTAGACCTGTGAAAACTTAGCAAGACAACAGATACAACAAGGCACTTTAATGGTGCCAGCCCTTAACTCCATTATTATGATTAATAAAAGTATGTGTTGTATACTGTTTATGAGAGAAAGGACTATCCAGCAGAGAACACAGAAAATGATGAATGAAGTGACTACCCAGCAGAGAACACAGTAAATATTAATGGTGATCAATGTGAGAAGAATCATGTTTCgacctatatattttattttgctatgtgtATTCTATGTATGAGTATGGAATTGTGTTGGCGGCCCAAAAGATATAGGGCTATTTGCAAAAGAAATACAACATATGAAATCAGGGGTGCCCAAAACAGATTCTAGTGCTCCACTTGAGACCAGGTTCACATGTTGCGCAATACTGGTATACTGTAACTATTGGTGTATGCTACTCTTGTTTTAAGCAACAATTACTATAGCTTTAGAGCCTTGAGAGAAACATTTCCCACAAGTAATGGCAGCAAGAAAATATTTCAATGGGCGCTTGAAACTTGTTACATCTCAATATGTAGTGGAAAGGCTGGTGCCACAGCATTTCTTAGTGGTGGATGAGGTTGACTTTGTCTTGTTTATTGTGGATCTCCCTAGTAACTCTAATAGCCTGTCAGAACCTACACAAAATACATtctattaatgtaaaaatatgtatgtgAGACGTGTACATCATAAATCATCACAAattaaaaactaaaactaaaactcACCAATTTCGTCTCCAAGGGAAGAGTTCAATATTGCACCAGCAGAAGAAACAACGGCACAAGTAGAAAAGCCTTGTGCATATAGCTTATTCAGTGGTATTTGGGGAAAATACTTTTCCCATCCCAAGTTCGAGAATGGAGCTTCCTTGCCATCCAACATTCTGACATGAGCTCGCTTTTTCAGGATGCACAGAAGTTCCTGGGCACTAAGTTTCCTTGCATTCTGTTTTCCTGAGAAGCTAACGCCCAGCTTGTTTGCTCTGAGATACTCCCTCCTAGCTTTTTGCAGACGAGGAGTCAGCATCTTTGATGAGACATTTCCTTTCCACAGCTTCTGTAGAAAAGATTTGGACATGGTTGAAGAAAATCCATTCCAGTCGTCAGGCTCATCAAACATATGCCGTTTCCTGCGATGTATGTTCCTTCGTATTTTTCGGTGTCGAGGTTGTGAGTTTTTCCGATACCTCGCACCAGCCATTGAGTTAAGTGAATGAACCTGATTGGAATCTCCATAACCGTGCACACGACCTTTGATTTTCTTTGACATTATAAACTCGTCTTCACTttcaaaataattctccacctcCGCTATAGTTTTAATGCTTCCTGGGTCCAATTTAAAAGAGTTTAAAATGTCTTCATTAATAGGATTGTTATCATCGATAGCATAGGATAATGATGGTTCTTGAAGTGCTCCCATGATGGCCCTCTGCTTTCCTTGAATAGGCAGGAGTTTTTTAGCGTCTATGTAAGAGAATGAACTTGGCACTGGTTCTACTGAGTTGCTGTCTGTGAAGTAGATGAAGATCACTAGGAACAGTAAGCCCCAAGCACAAATTCCAAACAGCATAAGTTGTTTCCATTGCTTTAGGTTAGGTTTCATGGCTCAGCCTGCTCTGGCTCCTATGTTCTTTATGCTAGTGGAGCTGAAAATTAAATTGTGACCtgtaagaataaaacaaaatgatCAGAAAATATACAGGCCAAGATTAAATAACATCTTCATGACCACAGGTTGCTTATTCAATGTATACTAATTTGTGACTCATCTATTCCAGAGTCTGATTAAATACATACTTGGATCTAAAGTCCCCAAATGTCAGATGAGGgttccaaataaaatattaaaggtCAGGGTCCCAAATAAAATACTATATCGATAAATCGAAATGTACATGACTTCACCTCAggtaaaaacatttggtcaattagcccagtggAAGGTAATAAGGTTCAGCAGATATTCTGCCAGGAAGCTAattttagatatgcagatcacagccacGCATTGCCTTGATCCTGCATGCCATTTCCTACTTAGAGTAGATTTCCTTTTAATaggtattgtaaaaataaagtaccCCCTTAGGTGAGAACCTTGTAGGTAAATACAAAACATGAAGGCTATCTATACAGGTATACAGATATATCAACTTCAAAgaacatgccttcatatttcatattttgggaaatccttGTGCCACTCTGTAATCAGGGGTAAAAAGCACACAATAGTTGTGAATTACAGATACCAACTGTACAGGGAAACTGCAGTAGTCATGTCTTCTggaatgatatttgatattgttgtaatttcATCATTTATATTATGTAAATGTGCAGGAGGTTATATCTGGTGTATTGAAGGGGGCGTTCTGTCTCTGGAATATGCCTGAGAAATGTTaagaaaggtcaaaacttttgaaatatttttcagCAAAAAAATAGTTGACATGCAGGGAACATTTCCTCCCCCACATTTGTGTATGCACTTCCCTTCTAAATGCTGTGCCatctgagtttgctttaaaagccTGTGTGTGAAGGGGCAGGGGGTCAGCTCTTGAGGTCTCAAAGCAATAaatgaaggactgtccatctcttctgtctgccccaggcatacagattatcatACATAAATTTATTCTCAGTAATTTAATCCTATTTGTTATTATAACGTTATGCATTTACTATTTGTATGTAAAATTGTTGTATTTCTATATCccaatgccctgtacctttgtatattaaatctaaaatgtaataatgttttgtccttgatactctaacacaTCCATTTGCCTTTATGAAGAGTTttgcttgaccatgttaaccctttgaatgctattGTATGAAGTGTTAACGCATTTGTCTAACATGCCTTGTGTGGGCCAGCATATATATTTGTGCAATAGAGTCTTGAGGTGTTAAGTGTTGAAGCCTTGGATTGCTGGCGTGTGCATTACTAACCTGTTTGTAACCAGaagcattgtgtgccagtgtgggacagtatattgtggTCCTATTGCCTTAATTCAATAGGCAGCGGCAGAAACTAAGTGTGTGTGAGTGCAATTCAGTgaatctataacctgtgtgataggtaagagaaagattattattattattattattatcatttatttgttgggcgccacagggttttcgcagcgccttacataatacgaacagtagaccatacagggtaaacatcacagaacaataaacactaagtaccaatgcttcggaaactccgggcagacatatggagtgagggcggagcagaagagtcggtatgaggacaggaggggagaggggccctgctcatacgagcttacatcctaagggagggaggacaaaacaggcacgaagggaggcagtgatgcaatggagaaaaagggaccaggggagaggagggagaacaagcagagtggatgaggggttaagtggatggttggtaggctttcaggaacaggtgagttttgagtgcccgtttgaaggagcacagattgggagcgagacggatggagcgagggaggacattccagtgcaggggggcagctcgggaaaagtcttggactcgggagtgggaagaggtaatgagagtggaggagaggcgacggtcgtttgctgagcgcagggagcgagcgggagtatgaatggtaaggaggttagagatgtagggggcagtagactgggagagagctttgtaagtggtagtaaggagtttaaagaggattctgtaagggaaagggagccagtgtaaggcctggtagaaaggggaggcagaggaggagcgacgtgagagaaagataagtctggcagctgcattgagcacagatcggagcggggcgagatgggagagagggaggccagtgaggaggaggttgcagtagtccaggcgggagatgatgagtgcatggatgatggttttggtggcgtcttgtgagaggaagggttggatgtgggcgatgttgcgcagttggaagcgacaggcttgagcaagggattgggcgtggggggcaaaagagagagaggagtcaagggtgacacccaggcaacggagttgggtgacagatgagatggtagtgttgttaacaacgattgagaggttgtggtgagaggggagtctggaaggaggaaagactatgagttccgttttggagatgttaattttgagaaagcgtgaggacatccaggaggagatggcagagaggcagtcagatacacgagagaggagggtggacgagagatcaggagaggagatgtagagttgaatgtcgtcagcataaaggtgatactgaagaccaaaggaggagatgagcgcaccaagggaggaagtgtagagcgagaagagaagggggccgagaacagagccctgggggactcctacttggaggggcgtgggggcggtggaagagccggacgtggagacagagaaggtgcggttagcaaggtaagagcagaaccaggcatggacagaaccagagaggcctagagagagaagagtttgcagaaggagggggtggtccacggtgtcaaaggctgtggagaggtcgaggaggataagtaaggagaaatgacccttggatctggctgataggaggtcattggtgacttttgccagggcagtttcagtggagtggagggggcggtaaccagattggagagggtcgaggagggagttgtctgagaggtatctggtgagacgacagcagactaaccgctcaagaagtttggaggcataggggagaagagagataggacgataattggcgacggaggaggggtcgaggttgggttttttgaggataggagagatgagagcgtgtttgaatgaggagggtataacaccagaggagagtgataggttgaagaggtgtgccaggtaggagcaggcagtgggagagagagagcgaaggacgttagaggggataggatcaagaggacaagtggagggaggagaggaaagaatgagggagcgaacttcatcgcctGTTGTGGGGCTGAAGGAGCTCCAGAGTTGTTTGTTAGAGGGAGGTGAAGCAGTAATGGCAGCGGGagaggggttggaggaggagatgttgagtctgatggcttcaattttagaggagaaaaaagtggcgaagtcatcagctgagagggagagagggaccggaggggtggggggagaaaggagggagttaaaggtggcgaagagacgacggggattagaggactgaagggaaatgagggatttaaagaaggtttgtttagccagggagagggcagagcagaatgaggagaggataaatttaaagtgaaggaagtcagccagggagcgagatttcctccagaggcgttctgcagtgcgagagcactttttaaggaagcgggtgagtttggagtgccatggttgggggatgAGACAGCGTCGGCAGATGGgagaggcaggggcgacagcgtcaagggcagtagtgagggagtggttgtagagacaggatgcctggtcagggcaagtcagggagggaaggggagagaggagagaatcaagagtggaggagaaggagatggggtcgattgcatcaaggttgcgtctggtgagggtggctttaggcggggggggggagcaggggaggaggacagagtgaaagagaggagatggtggtcggagagtgggtagggagagatggagaagtctgggagatcgcagagatgcgagaagacaaggtagagggagtgaccaagatggtgggtgggggaggaggtccactgggtgagaccaagggaggaggagagggagagaagtctgATAGTGGCAGGGTCTGAgcagttgtcgatggggatgttgaagtccccGAGTATgacggagggaaggtcagaggaaaggtagtgggggagccaggcggcgaagttatccaggaacagggaggtagggccaggggggcggtagatgacggagacccAGAGATGGATGGGGGAGAAAAGACGAATGGGGTGAACTTCAAACGAGaaaaaagagagggaaggtacagtgggaatgacccgaaaagtacagCAGGGGGATAGGAGAAGTCCCACTCCGCCACCAGGACGTTCGTCCGGTCTggtagagtgggtgaaggagaggccaccataggagagggcagcgggtgaggtggtgtcagagggagtgagccaggtttcagtgatggtgagaaggttaagagagttggagatgaagaggtcgtggatggaggtcagtttgttacggatggaccttgagttccagagggcacaggagaaagggagggaaggatgaggggagatgTGAATAAGATTGTCGGGGTTGCTGGAGCGAGGGGATGGGTGTGAGTCGGACCGGTGAAGGGGGCTGGGAGAGAGGTTGAAGGAGTGAGGGGGGGGATGGGATCGTGCGAGAGGGACAGGTGGCGGTATCCcggggagaggataggtataggaaaggagcggggcggcatattGAGATATGGGGGACGGGAGTGAGAGAGACGAGGCAGCAGGGGCCGAGGAGAAAATTGAGCTAGGTAAAAAGGGCAGCAGAGGCTGGAGGAGAATTAGGCTAGGTCAAGTAGAGACTGAAGGGGCAAAGAAAGGCAGCACGTAGGAGAGTAGAGGATTAAGGAGCGGAGTGAAACAGAAGGGCAGTAGCAATACAATGAAGACAAAGCAAAGTGGGGAAGAGCAGCGATAAATCAATGGGACAATGGGACAATCAATGGGACAATGTGTAGTGGAGGAGAATAAATAACAATCTAAACAAAACAACCTAAATGATGAAGACAATGTATGGtagagaacaataaaataaaggtggaacaaattaatttgattaaaattaaaataagcacATTAAGTTAGAGATAAGGATAAAAATTGATGGTTAGATCAGATAAACACAAGAACTGCAGTGAAGGGCTACCGAGAGCCCATACAGGGAAGCTGGAGGGATAATTCAGGAACGGGGGAGTCCACGGAGGATCCCGGTGGTTGCAGGAGTCGGAGTAGTCCAGGGATCCAGCA is a genomic window of Mixophyes fleayi isolate aMixFle1 chromosome 2, aMixFle1.hap1, whole genome shotgun sequence containing:
- the ST6GAL2 gene encoding beta-galactoside alpha-2,6-sialyltransferase 2 isoform X1, with protein sequence MKPNLKQWKQLMLFGICAWGLLFLVIFIYFTDSNSVEPVPSSFSYIDAKKLLPIQGKQRAIMGALQEPSLSYAIDDNNPINEDILNSFKLDPGSIKTIAEVENYFESEDEFIMSKKIKGRVHGYGDSNQVHSLNSMAGARYRKNSQPRHRKIRRNIHRRKRHMFDEPDDWNGFSSTMSKSFLQKLWKGNVSSKMLTPRLQKARREYLRANKLGVSFSGKQNARKLSAQELLCILKKRAHVRMLDGKEAPFSNLGWEKYFPQIPLNKLYAQGFSTCAVVSSAGAILNSSLGDEIDAHDAVLRFNSAPTHNYEKDVGNKTTMRIINSQILTNPNHHFTDSSLYKDVTLVAWDPSPYYADLHMWYHKPDYNLFPPYEEHRKKNPEQPFYILHPKFTWELWKIIQENSDEKIQPNPPSSGFIGILIMMSLCGEVHVYEYIPSYRQTDLCHYHEQYYDAACTLGAYHPLLYEKMLIQRINQGTEDNLLRKGKVTLPGLSSLHCPINDRIT